A portion of the uncultured Draconibacterium sp. genome contains these proteins:
- a CDS encoding DUF2723 domain-containing protein — protein MQHTKLINNILGWLVFIVACITYFATLEPTVSWWDCGEFITSAFKLEVGHPPGAPTFMILGRIFTLFAPDATKAAVMVNSLSAIASAATIMFLYWTIVHLAKKLFPAEELSTGEQIAVWGSGLVGALAFTFTDSFWFSAVEGEVYALSSLFTAMVFWAILKWENVAHEKYANRWLVLIAYLMGLSIGVHLLNLLAIPAIGLVYYFKKYEFSWKGVVYALAASMGILLGIQYGIIPGVPRIAFVFDRIFVNSFGLPFNSGILFMIALLAAASVWGINYTRKRNMVVWNNALTMIIVILIGYSSFALIVIRASANPPMNQNNPDNAFALVRYLNREQYGDRPLAKGPYYNAPRIGTKDPKEQYNKVDGKYEVTGTMPGGSVYEPKMETVFPRMYSDKANHIQAYKDWGKVKGTPVRVRERGEVKTLQKPTFGENLRFFFSYQIGHMYMRYFMWNFVGRQNDIQGHGSFENGNWVSGISFIDEPKVGPRDNMPDFMKNDPSRNVYYFLPLLLGLLGLFFQYNQGKKGKETFAVTMLLFILTGLAIVVYLNQYPYQPRERDYAYAGSFYAFAIWIGLGVLAVYAGLKKVMKGAPGAVLATVISVVAVPGVLASQNWDDHDRSGKYMTRDYAKNYLESCAPNAILFTYGDNDTFPLWYVQEVEGVRPDIKIVNISYLGMDWYISQQQFKTYEADPVPFSFTKDKYYMGRMDAVLFQDRIKGSVELSEAMEFLGSDDVRTKVKVTSGQMLDYLPSRDFHITVDKQRVLETGTVKPEDANEIADQVSFKITKGMITKSEMAVLNMIAANNWERPIYIDHSLVFTGNIHFLDWLQFEGLAYRFVPIRTPKQGVTAGRIDTDILYNNVMNKFVWGNVNDPDIHMDEYNRKQINIMQARYMFTRLSQALLGEGEKDKAIEVADKMFELFPNETIPLDYSSFQMVTQYYEAGASEKANEIVRIMADNCYAMLNYFASLPANLASVVGTEQNRQISHLRNLVIVTRSYKQDELNKELDAKLQELINKFQDKAAS, from the coding sequence ATGCAACACACGAAATTAATCAATAACATTCTTGGTTGGCTTGTTTTTATTGTGGCTTGTATAACTTATTTTGCCACGCTTGAACCCACAGTTAGCTGGTGGGATTGTGGCGAGTTTATTACAAGTGCATTTAAGCTGGAAGTTGGTCACCCACCGGGCGCACCAACATTTATGATTTTAGGGCGCATATTTACCTTGTTTGCTCCCGATGCCACCAAAGCTGCTGTTATGGTTAATTCCTTGTCGGCCATTGCCAGTGCCGCAACAATAATGTTTCTGTATTGGACGATCGTACATCTTGCCAAAAAACTTTTTCCTGCAGAGGAACTGAGCACCGGCGAACAAATTGCGGTGTGGGGTAGTGGTTTGGTAGGAGCATTGGCTTTTACTTTTACCGATTCGTTTTGGTTCTCGGCAGTTGAAGGCGAAGTTTATGCACTGTCGTCGTTATTTACGGCTATGGTATTTTGGGCTATCTTGAAATGGGAAAATGTGGCGCACGAAAAATATGCTAACCGTTGGTTGGTGTTAATTGCCTACCTGATGGGCTTATCAATTGGGGTTCACTTGTTAAACCTTTTGGCTATTCCTGCAATCGGACTGGTTTATTATTTCAAAAAATACGAATTCTCATGGAAAGGTGTTGTTTATGCTTTGGCTGCATCAATGGGTATTCTGTTGGGTATTCAGTACGGAATTATTCCGGGCGTACCACGCATTGCTTTTGTTTTCGACCGCATTTTTGTAAACTCTTTTGGTTTGCCGTTTAACTCGGGTATTTTGTTTATGATTGCCCTTCTGGCAGCTGCTTCGGTATGGGGGATTAACTACACCCGGAAAAGAAATATGGTGGTTTGGAACAACGCACTTACCATGATTATTGTGATTCTGATTGGATATTCTTCGTTTGCTTTAATTGTTATTCGGGCATCTGCAAATCCTCCAATGAATCAAAATAATCCGGATAATGCTTTTGCTTTGGTTCGTTACCTGAACCGCGAACAATACGGCGATCGTCCGTTGGCAAAAGGACCATATTACAATGCACCACGGATTGGAACCAAAGATCCGAAAGAGCAATACAACAAAGTAGACGGAAAATATGAAGTAACCGGAACAATGCCCGGAGGATCGGTATACGAGCCCAAAATGGAAACTGTTTTTCCGCGAATGTACAGCGACAAAGCAAACCATATTCAGGCTTATAAAGATTGGGGAAAGGTAAAAGGAACTCCGGTAAGGGTGCGCGAACGCGGCGAAGTAAAAACCTTGCAAAAACCTACTTTTGGCGAAAACCTTCGTTTCTTTTTTAGTTACCAGATTGGGCACATGTACATGCGCTATTTTATGTGGAACTTTGTTGGGCGCCAAAACGATATACAAGGGCACGGAAGTTTTGAAAATGGAAATTGGGTGAGCGGCATTTCCTTTATTGATGAGCCCAAAGTTGGTCCGCGCGATAATATGCCCGATTTTATGAAAAACGACCCCAGCAGAAACGTGTATTATTTCCTTCCGTTGTTGTTAGGGCTTCTGGGATTATTCTTTCAATACAACCAGGGCAAAAAAGGAAAAGAGACATTTGCAGTAACCATGCTGTTGTTTATCCTCACCGGTCTTGCCATTGTGGTTTACCTGAACCAGTATCCGTATCAACCGCGCGAACGTGATTATGCTTATGCGGGCTCGTTTTATGCCTTTGCTATTTGGATTGGTTTGGGTGTACTGGCCGTTTATGCCGGGTTAAAGAAAGTAATGAAAGGAGCACCGGGAGCAGTGCTGGCAACGGTAATTTCGGTGGTGGCAGTGCCGGGAGTGCTGGCGTCGCAAAACTGGGACGACCACGACCGCTCAGGAAAATACATGACCCGCGATTATGCTAAAAATTATCTTGAGTCGTGTGCGCCAAATGCCATTTTGTTTACTTATGGCGATAACGATACTTTCCCGCTGTGGTATGTGCAAGAGGTGGAAGGTGTACGTCCTGATATTAAAATTGTAAACATTAGTTACCTGGGGATGGATTGGTACATCAGTCAGCAACAGTTTAAGACTTATGAAGCTGATCCGGTACCGTTCTCGTTCACAAAAGACAAATATTACATGGGGCGCATGGATGCCGTGCTTTTCCAGGATCGGATAAAAGGATCGGTAGAGCTTAGCGAGGCCATGGAGTTTTTGGGTAGCGACGATGTGCGCACCAAAGTAAAAGTAACCAGTGGGCAGATGTTGGACTACCTGCCGTCGCGCGATTTTCATATTACGGTTGATAAGCAAAGGGTTTTGGAAACAGGAACAGTAAAACCTGAAGATGCGAACGAGATTGCTGACCAGGTAAGCTTTAAAATCACAAAAGGCATGATTACCAAAAGCGAAATGGCCGTGCTGAATATGATTGCCGCAAACAACTGGGAGCGCCCAATTTATATCGATCATAGTTTGGTATTTACCGGAAACATTCATTTCCTCGACTGGTTGCAGTTTGAAGGACTTGCTTACAGATTTGTGCCAATAAGAACACCAAAACAAGGTGTTACTGCCGGACGTATCGATACCGATATTTTGTACAATAACGTAATGAATAAATTTGTTTGGGGAAATGTAAACGATCCTGATATTCACATGGACGAATACAACCGCAAGCAGATAAACATTATGCAGGCACGTTATATGTTTACTCGTTTGTCGCAAGCCTTGCTGGGCGAAGGTGAAAAGGATAAAGCCATTGAAGTTGCCGACAAAATGTTTGAGCTTTTCCCGAACGAAACCATCCCGCTTGATTATAGTTCGTTCCAGATGGTTACACAATATTACGAAGCCGGAGCAAGCGAAAAAGCAAATGAAATTGTGCGGATTATGGCAGATAACTGTTATGCAATGCTCAATTATTTTGCGTCGTTGCCGGCAAACCTTGCCAGTGTTGTGGGAACGGAGCAAAACCGACAAATATCGCATTTGCGCAATTTGGTAATTGTTACACGCAGTTACAAACAGGATGAGTTGAACAAAGAGTTGGATGCAAAGTTGCAGGAGTTAATCAATAAATTCCAGGATAAAGCTGCTTCTTAG
- the carB gene encoding carbamoyl-phosphate synthase (glutamine-hydrolyzing) large subunit, with protein sequence MIETHIKKAIVLGSGALKIGEAGEFDYSGSQALKALKEEGVETVLINPNIATIQTSDNIADKIYFLPVTPHFVEEVIKKEKPQGILLAFGGQTALNCGVALYESGVLEKYNVEVVGTPVQSIIDTEDRDIFANMLAEIGVKTPKSIAASNMAEAKAAAKEVGFPIIIRAAYTLGGLGSGFCENEEELEKLAGSAFSYSPQILVEESIKGWKEVEYEVVRDKYDNCITVCNMENFDPLGIHTGESIVVAPSQTLSNSEYHKLREISIKIIRRVGVVGECNVQFALDPYSEDYRVIEVNARLSRSSALASKATGYPLAFVAAKLGLGYGLHQLKNSVTKVTTACFEPALDYCVVKIPRWDLSKFVGVSKNIGSSMKSVGEIMAIGRTFEEAIQKGIRMVGLGMHGFVANKEEITIEGIEEELTNPTDRRIFAIAEAFNKGYSIDQIHDKTKIDRWFLQKLNNIHKINKELQAYNELEKLPIPLLKASKQAGYSDFQIARLVLSSKNVNINEDILKVRAFRKANGIVPVVKQIDTLAGEYPAQTNYLYLTHNGTENDVNYLGDHKSVMVLGSGAYRIGSSVEFDWCSVNTINTIKEQGYRSVMINYNPETVSTDYDTCDRLYFDELTFERVMDVYDLENPHGVVVSMGGQIPNNLAMKLDGQNVPILGTSAKKIDNAEDREKFSSLLDDLGVDQPRWARLSTIEEIHKFVDEVGYPVLIRPSYVLSGAAMNVVSNPDQLEHFLEMAANVSKEHPVVVTEFIEQAKEIEIDAVANKGEMVAYAISEHVEFAGVHSGDATIVFPPQKLYVETIRRVKKIARQIAKGLEITGPFNMQFLAKDNDIKVIECNLRASRSFPFVSKVMKLNLIEIATKVMLGIDVPKPDKSLFELDYVGVKAPQFSFARLLKADPVLGVDMSSTGEVGCIGETYYEAILKAMLSVGYNFPKKNILISSGPSRGKLELLNSARMLVEKGYNIFATEGTHKFFRDNGIANTLVHWPDEADQSPNTIEMIKNKEIDLVVNIPKNHTNRELKNGYNIRRSSIDYNIPLITNARVASAFLYGICKYSIDDVQIKSWDEYKA encoded by the coding sequence ATGATAGAAACACATATTAAAAAAGCAATTGTTCTTGGTTCAGGAGCACTAAAAATTGGAGAGGCCGGTGAGTTCGATTATTCCGGTTCGCAGGCGCTTAAAGCGTTGAAAGAGGAAGGTGTTGAAACGGTTCTTATCAATCCGAACATTGCAACCATTCAGACATCAGATAATATTGCAGACAAAATTTACTTTTTGCCTGTTACGCCTCATTTTGTTGAAGAGGTAATTAAAAAAGAAAAACCACAGGGAATACTTCTTGCATTCGGTGGGCAAACTGCGCTGAACTGCGGGGTTGCATTGTACGAATCGGGAGTATTGGAAAAATACAATGTAGAAGTAGTTGGTACACCGGTTCAGTCGATTATCGATACCGAAGACCGCGATATTTTTGCCAACATGCTGGCCGAAATCGGTGTAAAAACGCCAAAAAGTATTGCTGCTTCAAATATGGCCGAAGCAAAAGCTGCAGCTAAAGAAGTTGGATTCCCTATCATTATCCGCGCGGCCTACACGCTGGGTGGTTTAGGTTCCGGTTTCTGCGAAAATGAGGAAGAGCTGGAAAAACTGGCCGGAAGTGCATTTTCGTATTCACCACAAATCCTGGTTGAAGAATCGATTAAAGGATGGAAAGAAGTAGAGTACGAGGTAGTACGCGATAAATACGACAACTGTATTACGGTTTGTAATATGGAGAACTTCGACCCGCTGGGAATTCATACCGGCGAGAGTATCGTAGTAGCTCCATCGCAAACGCTGTCAAACTCGGAATACCACAAACTACGCGAAATTTCGATTAAAATTATTCGCAGGGTAGGAGTGGTTGGAGAATGTAACGTACAGTTTGCGCTTGATCCTTACTCGGAAGATTACCGTGTAATTGAGGTGAACGCCCGTTTATCACGTTCTTCGGCACTGGCATCAAAAGCCACAGGTTATCCGCTGGCATTTGTTGCTGCAAAATTAGGTTTGGGTTACGGTTTGCACCAACTTAAAAACTCGGTAACAAAAGTAACAACCGCATGTTTCGAGCCTGCGCTCGACTATTGTGTGGTAAAGATTCCTCGCTGGGACTTGAGCAAATTCGTAGGCGTTTCGAAAAATATTGGAAGTTCGATGAAATCGGTTGGTGAGATTATGGCCATCGGACGAACTTTTGAGGAAGCCATTCAGAAAGGTATCCGAATGGTTGGTTTGGGAATGCACGGTTTTGTAGCCAACAAAGAGGAGATTACAATCGAAGGAATCGAAGAGGAATTGACAAATCCTACCGACCGCCGGATTTTTGCAATCGCCGAGGCCTTCAATAAAGGTTACTCGATTGATCAGATTCACGATAAAACAAAAATCGATCGCTGGTTTCTGCAAAAGCTGAATAACATTCATAAAATAAATAAAGAACTGCAGGCTTATAACGAATTGGAAAAATTGCCAATTCCGCTGTTGAAAGCGTCAAAACAAGCCGGTTATTCCGATTTCCAGATTGCAAGATTGGTGCTGAGTAGTAAGAACGTAAATATTAACGAAGATATTCTGAAAGTTCGTGCGTTCCGTAAAGCGAATGGCATTGTGCCGGTAGTTAAACAAATTGATACGCTGGCGGGAGAATATCCTGCACAGACCAATTATTTGTACTTGACACATAACGGCACCGAGAATGATGTTAATTATTTGGGCGATCACAAATCTGTGATGGTACTCGGTTCGGGAGCTTATCGTATCGGAAGTTCGGTAGAGTTCGACTGGTGTAGCGTGAACACCATCAACACGATTAAAGAGCAAGGTTATCGTTCGGTAATGATCAATTACAATCCGGAAACGGTGAGTACCGATTACGATACCTGCGACAGGCTTTATTTTGACGAGCTGACATTTGAGCGTGTAATGGATGTTTACGACCTGGAGAATCCGCACGGAGTTGTGGTTTCAATGGGTGGTCAGATTCCGAATAACCTGGCAATGAAACTGGACGGGCAAAATGTACCGATTCTTGGAACATCGGCCAAAAAGATCGACAATGCCGAAGACCGAGAGAAGTTCTCGTCACTGCTTGATGATCTTGGTGTTGATCAGCCACGCTGGGCACGCCTGTCAACAATCGAAGAAATTCACAAGTTTGTTGATGAAGTGGGTTATCCGGTGCTGATTCGTCCTTCATACGTACTTTCGGGGGCAGCCATGAACGTGGTTTCTAACCCGGATCAGCTGGAGCATTTCCTTGAAATGGCAGCTAATGTTTCGAAAGAGCATCCGGTGGTTGTAACCGAATTCATTGAGCAGGCCAAAGAGATTGAAATTGATGCAGTGGCCAATAAAGGCGAGATGGTTGCTTATGCCATTTCGGAGCACGTGGAGTTTGCCGGAGTTCACTCGGGTGATGCTACCATCGTTTTCCCGCCGCAAAAACTATATGTTGAAACCATTCGCAGGGTGAAGAAAATCGCTCGTCAGATTGCAAAAGGACTGGAAATTACCGGACCTTTTAATATGCAGTTCCTGGCAAAAGATAACGATATTAAAGTTATTGAGTGTAACCTGCGCGCATCACGAAGCTTCCCGTTTGTTTCGAAGGTTATGAAACTGAACCTGATTGAAATAGCCACGAAAGTGATGTTGGGAATCGATGTGCCGAAACCGGATAAATCGTTGTTCGAACTGGATTATGTAGGGGTTAAAGCTCCACAATTCTCGTTTGCACGATTGCTGAAAGCCGACCCTGTTTTGGGTGTCGATATGTCGTCGACCGGAGAGGTTGGGTGTATTGGTGAAACCTATTACGAAGCCATTCTGAAAGCGATGTTGTCAGTAGGTTACAATTTCCCGAAAAAGAATATTCTTATTTCATCGGGACCTTCTAGAGGTAAACTGGAGTTACTGAATAGTGCAAGAATGCTGGTTGAAAAAGGCTACAACATTTTTGCCACCGAAGGAACACACAAGTTCTTCCGCGATAATGGAATTGCGAATACATTGGTGCACTGGCCTGATGAAGCAGATCAGTCGCCAAATACCATTGAGATGATCAAGAATAAGGAAATTGATCTGGTGGTTAATATTCCTAAAAACCATACCAACCGCGAGTTGAAAAATGGTTATAATATTCGTCGTAGCTCAATTGATTATAATATCCCACTTATTACTAATGCTCGTGTGGCAAGTGCATTTCTTTACGGAATTTGCAAATACAGCATTGATGATGTTCAGATTAAAAGCTGGGACGAATACAAAGCGTAA